From Rhodococcus sp. B7740, one genomic window encodes:
- a CDS encoding dienelactone hydrolase family protein, which yields MSGIFSDAAVLRSATAPTIGADDEVDTSAHESPPQEKVPLIAVEPDGPPRGGIVVLHEAREVPESLLDLLRALALEGWLAVAPNLFHRGHGDEKEVFGDDLFADFDATSDWLVQRGVYPDCVGVIGFDDAGTAALIVATSRPVGAAVSVAAAGIVEPLNSDAVALVEAAPKLQAPWLGLYGEDDPHTPPDHIEALRDAATRASVATNVVSYSGLKHRADHPREQPGSSDHSDPAAAALVDAQTRIFDWFDSFMR from the coding sequence ATGTCGGGAATCTTCAGCGACGCCGCAGTCCTTCGTTCCGCCACCGCGCCGACCATCGGCGCGGACGACGAGGTGGATACGTCCGCGCACGAATCTCCCCCGCAGGAAAAAGTACCGCTGATCGCCGTCGAACCCGATGGACCACCTCGCGGCGGAATAGTCGTACTGCACGAGGCGCGTGAGGTGCCCGAGTCTCTGCTCGACCTCCTCCGTGCACTGGCGTTGGAAGGTTGGCTCGCCGTCGCGCCGAACCTGTTCCATCGAGGCCACGGCGACGAGAAGGAAGTTTTCGGAGACGACCTGTTCGCGGACTTCGACGCCACCTCCGACTGGCTCGTCCAGCGCGGTGTCTACCCCGATTGTGTCGGGGTGATCGGGTTCGACGACGCAGGTACGGCAGCGTTGATCGTGGCCACCAGTCGTCCGGTCGGGGCGGCGGTCAGTGTTGCGGCAGCCGGCATCGTCGAGCCGCTCAACTCCGACGCGGTCGCGTTGGTCGAGGCCGCACCCAAGCTGCAGGCCCCCTGGCTCGGTCTCTACGGCGAGGACGACCCCCACACCCCACCGGATCACATCGAAGCCCTTCGCGACGCCGCCACGCGTGCCTCAGTGGCCACGAACGTCGTCAGCTATTCGGGCTTGAAGCACCGAGCCGATCATCCCCGCGAACAACCCGGCAGTTCCGATCACAGTGACCCTGCAGCGGCCGCGCTCGTCGACGCGCAGACCCGAATCTTCGATTGGTTCGACAGCTTCATGCGCTGA